The following proteins are encoded in a genomic region of Natronorubrum halophilum:
- a CDS encoding sugar transferase has translation MLTGWRYRIISSLGAVVLTVCAVLAANHPVAQSVFTTHVPLFNRLEVTVLTGRSLQWAVVLSVVAVAGSLLPLYKPRPRRILQTVFLTQQRVLAGGLALATLGYFKWSHRLPRATLAMTIGILAVVVPVWFVWIRRRPAGGSERALLVGDDLEQLEQVAPAIEGPVVGYLCPTSALSDPAARSNDPEAAITDGGVAIENGDPNSDRDAGSRDLERVLEAIETRGRLGVLDRLGGLSRLEDVLLEYDVDTAVLAFERADRAEFFGALDACHRHGVNVQVHREYADSVLISKGDVGELVDVDIEPWDPLDHLFKRLFDVAFALAGLLVFAPVLGVIAAAIKLDSPGPVFYNQDRTAGFGETFPVYKFRSMIPEGEDATPTADGDNDRITRVGRVLRRTHLDELPQLWSIFVGDMSVVGPRAAWIEEEVLLEEDAPAWRKRWFVKPGLTGLAQINDIKSTDPNAKLRYDLEYIRKQSFWFDVTIVIRQLWKVLEDVWEIVRSR, from the coding sequence ATGTTGACGGGATGGCGGTATCGGATTATCAGTAGCCTGGGAGCGGTCGTTCTCACCGTCTGTGCAGTGCTCGCCGCGAACCATCCCGTCGCCCAATCGGTGTTTACTACCCACGTTCCGCTGTTCAATCGCCTCGAGGTGACCGTCCTCACCGGGCGGTCGCTCCAGTGGGCGGTGGTGTTGAGCGTGGTAGCGGTCGCCGGGAGTCTGCTCCCGCTGTACAAGCCGCGGCCGCGGCGGATCCTGCAGACGGTCTTTCTGACGCAACAGCGCGTCCTCGCGGGCGGCCTGGCGCTGGCGACGCTCGGCTATTTCAAGTGGTCGCACAGATTGCCCCGCGCGACGCTCGCCATGACGATCGGGATCCTCGCCGTGGTCGTCCCCGTCTGGTTCGTCTGGATCCGGCGGCGACCCGCGGGCGGATCCGAACGGGCGCTGCTCGTGGGGGACGACCTCGAACAGCTCGAGCAGGTCGCGCCCGCCATCGAGGGGCCGGTGGTCGGCTATCTGTGCCCGACGAGCGCACTTTCGGATCCGGCGGCCCGAAGTAATGACCCGGAAGCGGCGATCACAGACGGTGGCGTGGCGATCGAGAACGGCGATCCGAACTCTGACCGGGACGCTGGATCGCGGGATCTCGAGCGCGTCCTCGAGGCAATCGAGACGCGCGGACGACTCGGCGTGCTTGATCGTCTCGGCGGGCTCTCGAGGCTCGAGGACGTCTTGCTCGAGTACGATGTCGATACGGCCGTGCTCGCGTTCGAACGCGCCGATCGCGCGGAGTTCTTCGGCGCGCTGGACGCCTGCCACAGACACGGTGTGAACGTGCAGGTCCACCGGGAGTACGCCGACAGCGTGTTGATCTCGAAAGGGGACGTTGGGGAGCTAGTTGACGTGGATATCGAGCCCTGGGACCCGCTCGATCACCTGTTCAAGCGCCTGTTCGATGTCGCGTTCGCACTGGCTGGTCTCCTCGTTTTCGCGCCGGTGCTGGGCGTGATCGCTGCCGCGATCAAACTCGATAGTCCAGGGCCGGTGTTCTACAACCAGGACCGGACGGCCGGGTTCGGCGAGACCTTCCCCGTGTACAAGTTTCGGTCGATGATTCCCGAGGGGGAGGACGCGACGCCGACGGCGGACGGGGACAACGACCGGATCACGCGCGTCGGGCGAGTGCTTCGGCGAACCCATCTCGACGAACTGCCACAGCTGTGGTCGATATTCGTCGGGGACATGAGCGTCGTCGGGCCGCGGGCCGCCTGGATCGAGGAAGAGGTGTTGCTCGAGGAAGACGCGCCGGCCTGGCGCAAGCGCTGGTTCGTCAAGCCCGGACTGACCGGGTTAGCGCAGATCAACGATATCAAGAGCACCGATCCGAACGCGAAGCTGCGCTACGACCTCGAGTACATCCGAAAACAGTCGTTCTGGTTCGACGTAACGATCGTGATTCGGCAGCTGTGGAAAGTTCTCGAGGACGTGTGGGAAATCGTTCGGTCCCGGTGA
- a CDS encoding MFS transporter: MTDDADSSAVSDATTAFLDDRDDGERALEVVLEADSASSTWTFDDIELDSGTFGELVSRGIVTKADGEYRVADVGAVEAVLAGEEVPKESSDTGPVGGLDSFELGIWGDRRALAGLAGALFLAFVMRITQFRSVFRDGRVVSPGNDPYFYRYWMEELLAESASPTDIGMLAEMPPGALSRRPLTHALNWWIATLFGGDQWAAELVATWLPVAATLALGVVVYALAVVVTRDVRVGIASVVLLAVAPVHAVYTQVGFLEHRLHQYFWLGVTLLTLAWLAVDLTRRRESMDARTAVREHLGSPMTWISAVVLGVALGVSVHLWGGSPLVFIPLAVYIGLRAAVDARERISPTLANLPVLVGLGIGSGLSVWLHANWGWRLAFVAYTPVLVLGGAVAVLALGDLWRHLEVRTGGLVALEAGVAGLVLYALRRLRPENWADARGRADDLLFRDGATETASLFTVDYAVIFGPLIQIGVGFYLGLAVLVWAVWIASRRYEPAWVLLAVYASVFMVFAAIQVRFAAQFVIPLSVLGGFGFVYALSVIDLARRPLPLRGGTGQARPVATDGGNDTRSIALPDGRKAAYILGIGLLVCGMSLLYVPGLSGQITHDDGQYEAVVAIEEHAAETDRAYPQSFVLSEWGDNRMYNYFVSGESQRYDYAMSNYDDFRSGDDPDGHYEQFEDRVGYVVVTEVDGDAPAESAQVRLLEDLGAGGDGGDALAHYQLLSVDDERSAAAFAVVPGATIDAPGEPGDTVDVRTDVSVGDESFAYEREVPVGEDGRLEVTVPYAGAYSVGDERVDVSETDVMNGSRIEVGGIEDDSN, encoded by the coding sequence ATGACCGACGACGCCGACTCGAGTGCGGTTTCGGATGCGACGACCGCGTTTCTCGACGACCGCGACGACGGGGAGCGTGCGCTCGAGGTCGTGCTCGAGGCCGATTCGGCGTCATCGACCTGGACGTTCGACGACATCGAACTGGATTCGGGGACGTTCGGCGAACTCGTTTCCCGCGGAATCGTCACGAAGGCGGACGGCGAGTATCGTGTCGCGGACGTCGGGGCGGTCGAGGCCGTCCTCGCCGGTGAGGAGGTTCCCAAGGAGTCGAGCGATACCGGTCCCGTCGGCGGGCTCGATTCGTTCGAACTCGGTATCTGGGGTGATCGTCGAGCGCTCGCCGGATTGGCCGGCGCACTGTTCCTCGCGTTCGTCATGCGGATCACGCAGTTTCGGTCGGTGTTTCGGGACGGTCGCGTCGTCTCCCCGGGGAACGATCCGTACTTCTATCGCTACTGGATGGAGGAACTGCTGGCGGAGTCGGCGAGTCCGACCGATATCGGGATGCTCGCGGAGATGCCTCCCGGCGCGCTCTCCCGGCGGCCGTTGACCCACGCGCTGAACTGGTGGATCGCGACGCTGTTCGGCGGCGATCAGTGGGCAGCCGAACTGGTCGCGACCTGGCTCCCCGTCGCTGCGACGCTCGCACTCGGCGTGGTCGTCTACGCGCTCGCCGTCGTCGTCACGAGGGACGTACGCGTGGGGATCGCATCCGTCGTGTTGCTCGCAGTTGCGCCCGTGCACGCGGTGTACACGCAGGTCGGCTTTCTCGAGCACCGACTGCACCAGTACTTCTGGCTGGGTGTCACGCTGCTGACGCTCGCGTGGCTCGCGGTCGATCTGACTCGACGGCGCGAATCGATGGATGCCCGGACGGCCGTCCGCGAGCATCTCGGGTCGCCAATGACGTGGATTAGTGCGGTCGTACTGGGCGTGGCGCTCGGCGTCTCGGTGCATCTCTGGGGCGGGTCACCGCTCGTGTTCATCCCGCTGGCCGTATACATCGGACTGCGAGCGGCCGTCGACGCCCGCGAGCGGATCTCGCCGACGCTGGCGAATCTCCCCGTGCTGGTCGGGCTCGGAATCGGGTCCGGACTGTCGGTCTGGCTCCACGCGAACTGGGGCTGGCGGCTGGCGTTCGTCGCCTATACGCCCGTGCTCGTACTCGGCGGTGCCGTTGCCGTTCTCGCGCTGGGTGATCTGTGGCGACATCTCGAGGTCCGTACCGGAGGATTGGTCGCGCTCGAGGCCGGCGTGGCCGGTCTGGTGCTGTACGCACTTCGGCGGCTTCGGCCCGAGAACTGGGCGGACGCTCGAGGGCGGGCCGACGACCTGCTCTTCCGGGACGGAGCCACCGAAACGGCCTCGCTGTTCACCGTCGATTACGCGGTCATTTTCGGGCCGTTGATCCAGATCGGAGTGGGCTTCTATCTCGGGCTCGCCGTCCTCGTCTGGGCGGTCTGGATCGCCTCCCGCCGGTACGAACCGGCGTGGGTACTGCTGGCGGTGTACGCGTCGGTGTTCATGGTGTTCGCGGCGATACAGGTCCGCTTTGCGGCGCAGTTTGTGATCCCGCTGTCCGTGCTGGGTGGGTTCGGATTCGTCTACGCCCTCTCGGTGATCGATCTCGCGCGGCGGCCGCTTCCGCTGCGAGGGGGGACCGGACAGGCGCGTCCTGTCGCGACCGATGGCGGGAACGACACCCGTTCGATCGCGCTTCCCGACGGGCGAAAGGCGGCGTATATCCTCGGGATCGGTTTGCTGGTCTGCGGGATGAGTTTGCTCTACGTTCCAGGTCTCTCCGGGCAGATAACGCACGACGACGGGCAGTACGAAGCCGTGGTCGCGATCGAGGAACACGCGGCGGAGACGGACCGTGCGTACCCGCAGAGCTTCGTCCTGAGCGAGTGGGGCGACAACCGGATGTACAACTACTTCGTGAGCGGGGAATCACAGCGCTACGACTACGCGATGTCGAACTACGACGACTTTCGCTCCGGCGACGACCCGGACGGCCACTACGAGCAGTTCGAAGACAGGGTCGGATACGTCGTCGTGACCGAGGTCGACGGCGACGCGCCGGCCGAGAGCGCACAGGTGAGATTGCTCGAGGATCTCGGTGCCGGCGGCGACGGTGGCGATGCGCTCGCACACTACCAGTTGCTCTCCGTGGACGACGAGCGATCCGCGGCGGCGTTCGCCGTCGTTCCGGGGGCGACGATCGACGCTCCGGGTGAGCCGGGTGACACCGTCGACGTGCGGACGGACGTGTCCGTCGGCGACGAGTCGTTCGCGTACGAACGCGAAGTACCGGTCGGGGAAGACGGTCGCCTCGAGGTGACGGTGCCGTACGCAGGTGCGTATTCGGTCGGTGACGAGCGCGTCGACGTGAGCGAGACCGACGTGATGAACGGCTCTCGGATCGAGGTCGGCGGGATCGAGGACGACTCGAACTGA